The genomic interval GTGACGCCCTCGAACGGCTGCGCGGGGAAGCACTCGGCCGTATGGAGGATGGCTCCAAGCAGGTCGTGGACGCGCTCGTTCAGGTTGCCGAAGTCCTTACACCCGAGCAGCGCGCGACGTTGATCGCCGAGCACGAGAAGCGCCGGGGACGTCACGGCCGCCGACACGGCTGGCACTGAGCTGGGATTGGACCCACGGCCGGGCCCGGGCCGGCCGTGCGGCGATCCCGGAATGCGCAGAGCGGGTTGTGCAGCGCGGAATGCGCGCAGGTCTTGAAGCGGGGCTGGCGCCGGACGAGAAGTCGGAGCACGGTCTTGGGATGGTGCCTCGCATCCTGCTCATCGATGACGACGTGGAGCTCTCGCGGATGCTCGTGGAGTACCTCGGTGAAGCAGGCTTCGAGGTCGATGCGCGCGGAACCGTGGCGGATGGATTGGCTTTCCTGGTCAGCGCTGCGGGCATCCACGATCTCCTGATTCTCGATGTGATGCTCCCCGATGGGGACGGCCTCGATCTCTGTCGACGAATCCGAGCGGGAGAGGCCGGGGATGTGGCGGCAGCGCTGCCGGTTCTCATGCTCACTGCGCGTGGGGACGAGACCGACCGGATCGTCGGTCTCGAGCTCGGGGCTGACGACTACCTGCCGAAGCCCTTCAATCCCCGGGAACTGCTGGCTCGCTTGCGGGCGGTTCTTCGGCGGGGGCGTGCCGAGCCCGGAGCGGACAAGATCGAACGCTTCGGTCGTCTGGAGATCGATCACGGTGCGCGGAAGGTGCGGATCGATGGCGAGGAACGAGAACTCACGAGTCACCAGTTTGCCTTGCTCTGTGTGCTTTCTGAGCATCCCGGGCGAGTGCTGAGTCGCGATACGATCATGACCCGGCTCGCTGGTCACGACCTCGAGGCCTTCGATCGAAGTATCGACGTTCACATCTCGCGGATCCGCGCAGCGATCGAGGCCGATCCCCGGAAACCTCGCCGGATCCTGACGGTGCGCGGCACGGGTTACGTGTTCGCGTCGAAGCAGGACGAGCCTGACCTATGAGCCGACTCTCCCTACGTATCTACCTGGCCTTCCTGGCGGTCGTGCTGATCTTCTTCGTTCTCTCCGCGCTGTTGTTCCGGGCGATCGATCGCGAATCGGCCCCGCGGCCGCTTGCAGAACTCACGACGGCAGCCGAATTGTTGGTCTTTCCCGAGCGAGCGGATCCCGGGACGTTGCCGGCACGTGTGGAGCGCCTGGCACGGGATTTCGATACCGGCATTGCCGTCTTCGACCTGGAGGGACGCCGTCTGGCCGAGGCCGGGCCGTTCGTGCCCGCTCCGCGCGTCGATGAGAAGGGCGCGCATTGGCTGCGCCGCGGCTTCCGGGGGCCCCCAGCAGCGGCGGTTCACGTTTCGAGCGGGCATTGGGTGGTGCTCAGATTGGCCCACGGCCGAGGCCCCGGTTGGCATGCGCTGCTTGCGCTCGGCGTCTTCGCTCTGGCGCTTGGTGTAGGTGCCTATCCGGTTGCACGCGGGATCACCGGGAGGCTCGAGCGCCTCTCCACGAGTGTGGATGCATTCGGGCAAGGCGAGCTGACCGCACGGGCGCAGATCGAGGGACGAGACGAGGTGGCACGGCTCGCCGAATCGTTCAATCGCACGGCAGAGCGCATCGAATCCCTGGTCGAGGCGCAGCGGACGCTCCTTGCTAGTGCGTCCCACGAGCTGCGCTCACCTCTCGCACGCCTGCGCATCGCCGTCGAAATCCTGGGAGGCGGTACAGATCTCTCCTCGGAGCGGCTTTCGGAGCTCCGCCGGCAGGTCGCCCATGACGTCGCCGAGCTCGATGCCGGTGTGGAGGAATTGCTGGTGGTGAGCCGGCTCGACATGCTCGAGCCGACGACCGGCTACG from bacterium carries:
- a CDS encoding response regulator transcription factor, whose protein sequence is MVPRILLIDDDVELSRMLVEYLGEAGFEVDARGTVADGLAFLVSAAGIHDLLILDVMLPDGDGLDLCRRIRAGEAGDVAAALPVLMLTARGDETDRIVGLELGADDYLPKPFNPRELLARLRAVLRRGRAEPGADKIERFGRLEIDHGARKVRIDGEERELTSHQFALLCVLSEHPGRVLSRDTIMTRLAGHDLEAFDRSIDVHISRIRAAIEADPRKPRRILTVRGTGYVFASKQDEPDL
- a CDS encoding HAMP domain-containing histidine kinase: MSRLSLRIYLAFLAVVLIFFVLSALLFRAIDRESAPRPLAELTTAAELLVFPERADPGTLPARVERLARDFDTGIAVFDLEGRRLAEAGPFVPAPRVDEKGAHWLRRGFRGPPAAAVHVSSGHWVVLRLAHGRGPGWHALLALGVFALALGVGAYPVARGITGRLERLSTSVDAFGQGELTARAQIEGRDEVARLAESFNRTAERIESLVEAQRTLLASASHELRSPLARLRIAVEILGGGTDLSSERLSELRRQVAHDVAELDAGVEELLVVSRLDMLEPTTGYERVDLLALAAEEAARAEGEIEVVGPAEGVPTLLGDARSLRHLLRNLIANAERHAPGCQVEIQIGPLADGRGVRISVADRGPGIPEAQQHAVFDAFTRGSGAAGGLGLGLAIVRQVARHHGGEARALGREGGGTVIQVDLPGRTEAPR